One Parageobacillus sp. KH3-4 genomic region harbors:
- a CDS encoding SCO family protein, with translation MKRMIVLLAIVLLAACGKTIPDAKNWPIDDFTFTDQNGEPFGLNDLKGKIWVADFIFTNCETVCPPMTAHMAKLQKMAKEKGLDVEFVSFSVDPEIDTPEKLKEYVKKFDGDLANWHLLTGYSQQEIEQFAEKNFKTIVQKPKNQDQVIHGTNFYLVDQNGTIVQTYSGAQDVPYEQILEHIEILQSS, from the coding sequence ATGAAGCGAATGATCGTTCTTCTCGCGATTGTTCTTCTTGCTGCGTGCGGAAAAACGATTCCTGATGCAAAAAATTGGCCAATTGACGATTTTACATTTACGGATCAAAACGGGGAACCGTTTGGTTTAAATGATTTAAAAGGAAAAATATGGGTTGCTGACTTTATTTTTACAAACTGTGAAACGGTTTGCCCTCCAATGACTGCCCATATGGCTAAGTTGCAAAAAATGGCGAAGGAAAAAGGGCTCGATGTTGAATTTGTCTCGTTCAGCGTCGATCCAGAAATAGATACGCCGGAAAAGCTTAAAGAGTATGTGAAAAAGTTTGACGGAGATTTAGCAAATTGGCATTTGCTTACAGGTTACAGCCAGCAAGAAATCGAGCAATTCGCCGAGAAAAATTTTAAAACGATTGTGCAAAAACCAAAAAATCAGGATCAGGTGATTCACGGAACGAATTTTTATCTCGTTGACCAAAACGGCACGATCGTGCAAACTTATAGCGGGGCACAAGACGTTCCGTACGAACAAATTTTAGAGCATATCGAAATTTTGCAGTCGTCATAG
- a CDS encoding YpmP family protein: MLFKSLEFKNAYGQKVKIIEIPVLEEDNTYRFMIQLRLEAFIAKVYRSRDVHTVYSFREYLKKVLKWSVYKQIFKTDVLKNNA; this comes from the coding sequence TTGCTATTCAAAAGCCTGGAGTTTAAAAATGCTTATGGGCAGAAGGTGAAGATTATAGAAATTCCTGTATTGGAGGAAGATAACACATATCGGTTTATGATTCAGTTGCGTTTAGAAGCGTTTATTGCCAAAGTATATCGATCCCGCGACGTCCATACGGTTTACTCGTTTCGCGAATATTTGAAAAAAGTGCTAAAATGGTCTGTGTATAAGCAAATTTTTAAGACTGATGTTTTAAAAAACAATGCTTAA
- the ilvA gene encoding threonine ammonia-lyase IlvA — MEQQLKRKQGAVYVEDILIAHHTLKDVVHHTPLQKNPLLSERYECNVYLKREDLQVVRSFKIRGAYNRMKHLSEEERKNGIVCASAGNHAQGVAYSCRALGVHGKVYMPATTPRQKVSQVELFGKEMVDIVLVGDTFDDSFNEAMECAKKEGRTFIHPFDDEYVIAGQGTIGVEVLNDCEEPIDFVFASIGGGGLMAGLGTYVKSISPATKIIGVEPEGAPSMKAALEQGHVVTLKEIDKFVDGAAVKTVGEKTYALCKEIIDDIVVVPEGKVCTTILELYNENAIVVEPAGALPIAALDFYRDKIRGKTVVCVVSGGNNDIDRMQEIKERSMIYEGLQHYFIVNFPQRAGALREFLDEVLGPTDDITRFEYTKKNNKENGPALVGIELKRREDYAPLIERMKKKGFPFQEVNKDPNLFHLLI; from the coding sequence ATGGAACAACAACTGAAACGAAAACAAGGAGCCGTTTATGTTGAAGATATTTTAATCGCTCATCATACGTTAAAGGATGTGGTACATCACACTCCGCTGCAAAAAAATCCGTTATTATCGGAACGTTACGAATGTAACGTATATTTGAAGCGGGAAGATTTGCAAGTGGTGCGCTCTTTTAAAATTCGCGGCGCATACAACCGGATGAAACATTTAAGCGAAGAAGAGCGGAAAAACGGCATCGTCTGCGCCAGCGCGGGAAACCATGCGCAAGGGGTGGCGTATTCATGCCGCGCATTAGGCGTGCACGGAAAGGTGTACATGCCGGCGACAACGCCGAGACAAAAAGTGTCACAAGTAGAGCTGTTTGGAAAAGAGATGGTCGATATCGTTTTGGTAGGCGATACGTTTGACGATTCGTTTAACGAAGCAATGGAGTGTGCCAAGAAAGAAGGCCGCACGTTTATTCATCCGTTTGACGATGAATATGTCATCGCCGGACAAGGGACGATCGGCGTCGAAGTGCTCAATGACTGCGAAGAGCCGATTGATTTCGTGTTTGCGAGCATCGGCGGCGGCGGATTGATGGCTGGACTTGGTACATATGTGAAAAGCATTTCTCCGGCGACAAAAATTATCGGCGTCGAACCGGAAGGAGCGCCATCGATGAAAGCCGCCCTCGAACAAGGGCATGTGGTGACTTTGAAAGAGATTGATAAATTTGTGGACGGGGCGGCGGTCAAAACGGTTGGCGAAAAAACGTACGCTCTTTGTAAAGAAATTATTGACGATATTGTTGTTGTGCCGGAAGGGAAAGTATGCACAACGATTTTGGAGCTATATAACGAAAACGCGATCGTCGTTGAACCGGCGGGGGCGCTTCCAATTGCGGCACTTGATTTTTACAGAGATAAAATCCGCGGAAAAACGGTTGTCTGTGTTGTCAGCGGAGGAAACAATGACATTGACCGAATGCAGGAAATTAAAGAGCGTTCGATGATTTACGAAGGGCTGCAGCATTATTTTATCGTCAATTTTCCACAGCGCGCCGGCGCGCTCCGCGAATTTTTAGATGAAGTATTAGGGCCTACCGATGATATTACCCGATTTGAATATACGAAGAAAAATAACAAAGAAAACGGCCCAGCGTTAGTCGGCATTGAATTAAAGCGCCGCGAAGATTACGCCCCGCTCATTGAGCGCATGAAGAAAAAAGGATTTCCGTTCCAAGAAGTCAATAAAGACCCAAATTTATTCCATTTGCTCATTTAG
- a CDS encoding hemolysin III family protein gives MECSRKEEIANAITHGLGVLLSIPAFILLFFSASSDSLRVVSFTVFGVSMILLYVCSTLLHSFFWHKWKRIFQILDHSAIFLLIAGTYTPFTLLLLRGALGWTLFGIIWGLSAVGIMLKVFFVDRFVILSTVVYIAMGWLAVIAIRPLYDALYPFGFFLLVGGGILYTVGALFFLWRKLPYHHAIWHLFVLGGSAMMYCCVLFYV, from the coding sequence ATGGAATGTTCACGGAAAGAAGAAATCGCTAACGCCATCACGCACGGACTCGGTGTATTGTTAAGCATCCCCGCGTTCATTCTTCTCTTCTTCTCAGCATCTAGCGATAGCTTGCGAGTCGTTAGTTTTACTGTTTTTGGAGTGAGCATGATCCTCCTATATGTTTGTTCCACCTTATTGCACTCGTTTTTTTGGCATAAGTGGAAACGCATCTTCCAAATTCTTGACCACTCGGCGATTTTTTTGTTGATCGCCGGCACGTATACGCCGTTTACACTGCTGTTGTTGCGCGGTGCACTTGGGTGGACATTGTTCGGCATCATTTGGGGACTTTCAGCTGTGGGAATTATGTTAAAAGTGTTTTTCGTCGACCGTTTTGTTATTTTATCTACTGTCGTGTATATTGCGATGGGATGGCTTGCGGTGATTGCTATTCGCCCGCTTTATGACGCGCTATATCCGTTTGGCTTTTTTCTTTTGGTTGGCGGTGGCATCCTATATACGGTCGGAGCATTGTTTTTCTTATGGAGAAAGCTTCCGTACCATCATGCGATTTGGCATTTGTTTGTACTTGGCGGCAGTGCGATGATGTATTGCTGCGTGCTTTTTTACGTATAA
- a CDS encoding YndM family protein, whose protein sequence is MKHVVPLAFKFIAWSVVLLSIFTIFDAPLLPIFMMTAGTAAVAYIIGDLLILPRFGNLVAAIADVPLAFLLIWFASSALFEPAVYMAYASFFCALAIGAIEAFFHLFMEDRVLDVASKEQAYRWNGDGSWATEFAEEYENDQNKDDRT, encoded by the coding sequence ATGAAACACGTCGTTCCCTTGGCGTTCAAATTTATTGCATGGAGTGTAGTGCTGCTTTCGATTTTTACCATTTTTGATGCTCCGCTACTTCCGATATTCATGATGACGGCAGGAACCGCTGCTGTTGCTTATATTATCGGCGATTTATTGATTTTGCCGCGCTTTGGCAATTTGGTGGCGGCAATTGCCGATGTGCCGCTTGCGTTTTTGTTGATTTGGTTTGCTAGTTCCGCGCTGTTCGAGCCGGCGGTTTATATGGCGTACGCTTCATTTTTTTGCGCGTTGGCGATTGGTGCGATCGAAGCGTTTTTTCATCTGTTTATGGAAGACCGTGTGCTTGATGTGGCAAGCAAAGAACAAGCGTATCGGTGGAATGGAGATGGAAGCTGGGCAACAGAGTTTGCCGAGGAATACGAAAACGATCAAAACAAAGACGACCGCACGTAA
- a CDS encoding dihydrofolate reductase, with product MISHIFAMDQNRVIGKDNRLPWHLPADLAYFKKVTMGHAIMMGRKTFESIGRPLPGRENVVVTRNRSFRAEGCTVLHSLEEVRQFAANRDDEVFVIGGAELFQATLPVADRLYITKIEASFPGDTFYPAFDESQWQLVSYTKGIKDEKNPYDYAFMVYERKH from the coding sequence ATGATTTCACATATTTTTGCCATGGATCAAAACCGCGTCATCGGCAAAGATAACCGGCTGCCATGGCATTTGCCTGCCGATTTGGCGTATTTTAAAAAAGTAACGATGGGACACGCCATAATGATGGGGCGCAAAACGTTTGAATCGATCGGGCGGCCGCTTCCGGGAAGAGAAAATGTGGTTGTCACACGGAATCGGTCATTTCGAGCGGAAGGATGTACGGTGCTCCATTCGCTCGAAGAGGTTCGCCAGTTTGCCGCCAATCGTGACGATGAAGTGTTTGTCATTGGCGGCGCGGAACTGTTTCAAGCGACATTGCCGGTTGCCGATCGTCTTTATATTACAAAAATTGAGGCGAGTTTCCCCGGCGATACGTTTTATCCCGCTTTTGATGAGTCACAATGGCAGCTCGTTTCCTATACGAAAGGAATCAAAGATGAAAAAAATCCATATGATTACGCATTTATGGTTTATGAACGCAAACATTAA
- the thyA gene encoding thymidylate synthase, which translates to MRQYLQLLDDILENGIEKDDRTGVGTLSVFGRQLRFDLQEGFPLLTTKKLHIRSIIYELLWFLKGDTNVRYLQENGVTIWDEWADENGDLGPIYGAQWRSWKGADGKTVDQISWIIEEIKRNPNSRRLLVSAWNVAELDEMKLPPCHYAFQFYVADGKLSCMWQQRSVDTFLGLPFNIASYALLTHMIAQQCGLDVGELIFSGGDVHLYKNHIEQAKLQLTREPRPLPKLVIKRKPASIFEYKFEDFEIVGYDPHPHIKAPVAV; encoded by the coding sequence TTGCGTCAATATTTACAACTATTGGATGATATTCTAGAAAACGGAATAGAAAAAGACGACCGTACAGGAGTCGGGACATTATCCGTTTTTGGCCGTCAGCTCCGTTTTGATTTGCAAGAAGGCTTCCCGCTTTTAACAACGAAAAAATTACATATTCGCTCGATCATTTACGAATTATTGTGGTTTTTAAAAGGAGATACAAATGTCCGTTATCTGCAGGAAAACGGGGTTACCATTTGGGACGAATGGGCCGATGAAAACGGCGATTTAGGTCCGATATACGGCGCGCAATGGCGTTCTTGGAAAGGGGCGGACGGGAAAACGGTGGATCAAATCAGCTGGATTATTGAAGAAATTAAGCGGAATCCGAATTCCCGCCGCTTATTAGTAAGCGCCTGGAATGTGGCGGAGCTGGACGAGATGAAGCTTCCGCCTTGCCATTATGCGTTTCAATTTTATGTCGCTGATGGAAAGCTTTCTTGCATGTGGCAGCAGCGCTCCGTCGATACATTTTTAGGGTTGCCGTTTAATATTGCCAGCTACGCGTTGCTGACACATATGATCGCCCAGCAGTGCGGTTTAGACGTTGGCGAATTGATTTTCAGCGGCGGCGATGTCCATTTGTATAAAAATCATATTGAACAAGCGAAGCTGCAGCTGACGAGAGAGCCGCGGCCGCTTCCGAAACTGGTGATCAAACGGAAGCCTGCTTCAATTTTTGAATACAAATTCGAGGATTTCGAAATTGTCGGCTATGACCCGCATCCGCATATTAAAGCACCGGTCGCCGTATAA
- a CDS encoding toxin encodes MKLFLFLIATVIAVVPLLSLSPYPAAHGVLLDDSDITVKHTAPYRILKTMVIVPETDYPREEAKKIIDTLAHVDSSLLQKAADHHIYVQLLNGKITDEPSARHLRGKTPRGYLSSSTTWDDIPGLGGSHLVLVKIGHSEKGQGHGSVNLELHEFAHSLDYIVFHHIHETPAFRAIWKEEAANLFPQYYYFLTYPEEYFAEAFAYYYYNRDTRKHLQSNAPKTYQFIRDLK; translated from the coding sequence ATGAAACTGTTTCTTTTTTTGATCGCGACGGTTATCGCGGTCGTTCCGCTTCTTTCGCTTTCACCGTATCCGGCGGCACACGGCGTTTTGCTTGATGACAGCGATATAACCGTAAAGCATACGGCACCGTACCGTATATTAAAAACGATGGTTATTGTTCCGGAAACGGATTATCCGCGCGAGGAGGCAAAAAAAATCATAGATACGCTCGCCCATGTCGATTCATCGCTGCTGCAAAAAGCAGCAGACCATCATATTTACGTTCAGCTGCTGAATGGAAAGATTACCGACGAACCGTCTGCAAGGCATTTGCGCGGAAAAACACCGCGCGGATATTTGTCATCGTCGACTACGTGGGATGATATCCCCGGGCTGGGCGGATCGCATTTAGTGCTTGTCAAAATTGGCCATAGCGAGAAAGGACAAGGCCACGGTTCGGTGAATTTGGAATTGCATGAATTTGCCCACTCGCTCGATTACATTGTGTTTCACCATATACATGAAACGCCTGCTTTTCGAGCGATTTGGAAAGAAGAGGCAGCGAACCTATTTCCGCAGTATTACTATTTCCTTACGTATCCGGAAGAATATTTTGCCGAAGCGTTCGCTTATTATTACTACAATAGGGATACGCGCAAACATTTGCAATCCAATGCTCCAAAAACATATCAATTTATCCGCGATCTAAAATAA
- a CDS encoding YpjP family protein, producing the protein MKLPKWLRKVLVVAITVCTFGLVTPPASLMAADEPAADDSPSSDWQNSHGGSQTASVGSEQETRAPILTRQQFIEQMMEKAVVQSYEKFGRKIAPVIKEEFRDVILPRIEEVIASLAEQYPEEQLQYLAVTENPSGGMGERIFHIYRIDTGEDIIRFHVRREHPPQDGYWFQFHYHTYHDRFQTHYELGKIYWDKNMPPQWRT; encoded by the coding sequence GTGAAGCTGCCAAAATGGTTGAGAAAAGTGCTCGTTGTTGCGATCACGGTATGCACGTTTGGCCTAGTTACTCCGCCAGCTTCATTAATGGCCGCTGACGAACCAGCGGCGGATGATTCACCGTCTTCCGATTGGCAAAACAGTCATGGCGGATCGCAAACGGCGTCCGTTGGATCCGAGCAGGAAACGCGAGCGCCAATTTTGACGCGGCAGCAATTTATTGAACAAATGATGGAAAAAGCGGTTGTGCAATCGTATGAAAAGTTTGGCCGCAAAATCGCCCCGGTGATTAAAGAGGAGTTTCGCGATGTGATTTTGCCGCGCATCGAAGAAGTCATCGCGTCGCTTGCCGAACAATATCCGGAGGAACAACTGCAATATTTAGCGGTCACGGAAAACCCATCGGGCGGGATGGGAGAACGAATTTTCCATATTTATCGCATCGACACGGGGGAAGATATCATCCGTTTCCACGTCAGACGCGAACATCCGCCGCAAGATGGCTATTGGTTCCAGTTTCATTACCATACGTACCATGATCGTTTTCAAACACATTACGAGCTTGGAAAGATTTATTGGGATAAAAACATGCCTCCACAATGGCGGACATAA
- a CDS encoding YuzL family protein, giving the protein MTKRKKDPSKTGISAPNVKGQGTTQTETGAYELDSARKKTKAD; this is encoded by the coding sequence ATGACGAAGCGGAAGAAAGATCCGTCGAAAACCGGGATCAGCGCGCCAAACGTAAAAGGACAAGGAACAACGCAAACGGAAACGGGGGCATACGAACTTGACTCCGCCCGCAAGAAAACAAAAGCCGATTAA
- a CDS encoding BrxA/BrxB family bacilliredoxin gives MSMAYEEYMRQLVQPMRDELVRAGFRELRTSEEVEQFMENVEGTTFVVVNSVCGCAAGLARPAATQAVLNSEKKPDHLVTVFAGQDREATAKMREYFVGYAPSSPSMALLKGKEVVHFIPREEIEFQSMETVMENIMSAFAKYCE, from the coding sequence ATGTCTATGGCTTATGAAGAGTATATGCGCCAGCTTGTGCAGCCGATGCGCGATGAACTTGTGCGCGCCGGATTCCGCGAGCTTCGTACAAGCGAGGAAGTCGAACAGTTTATGGAAAACGTCGAAGGAACGACATTCGTAGTGGTGAACTCTGTTTGCGGATGCGCGGCAGGATTGGCGCGACCAGCGGCAACGCAGGCTGTCCTGAACAGCGAGAAAAAGCCCGATCATTTAGTGACGGTGTTTGCCGGCCAAGATAGAGAAGCGACCGCAAAAATGCGCGAATATTTTGTTGGCTATGCCCCTTCATCGCCATCGATGGCTCTTTTAAAAGGTAAAGAAGTCGTTCATTTTATTCCACGCGAGGAAATTGAATTTCAATCGATGGAAACGGTAATGGAAAACATTATGAGTGCATTTGCAAAGTATTGCGAATAG
- a CDS encoding DUF4183 domain-containing protein codes for MERQQSLKSAFLLTTAETAAGATLTIDAANFLQDDGNPATELPTLATNNSYYNVYINGVLQMEGITTYTPGATGVGSLAINVPAGGDPIPANTPIVLEIVQFAPSSTTTVTT; via the coding sequence TTGGAACGTCAGCAGTCTTTAAAATCAGCATTCCTTCTTACAACAGCAGAAACAGCCGCGGGCGCGACGTTGACCATTGATGCAGCAAACTTTTTACAAGACGACGGAAACCCGGCTACGGAATTGCCGACATTAGCGACAAACAACAGTTACTATAATGTTTATATTAACGGCGTTTTGCAAATGGAGGGCATCACCACGTATACACCGGGGGCTACAGGCGTCGGATCACTTGCCATTAACGTGCCTGCCGGCGGAGATCCAATCCCGGCAAATACCCCGATTGTGCTAGAAATTGTTCAATTCGCTCCGTCATCTACAACGACTGTGACAACATAA
- a CDS encoding conserved virulence factor C family protein yields the protein MKIKSIEPTPSPNTMKVLLDEELPFGTSHNYKPDNVETAPPLIQQLMKIEGVKGIYHVADFLAVERNPKYDWKEILTKVREVFGEEVEEEQEETQKLNEHFGEVKVYVQMLYGLPMQVKLTDGEREHRVGLPQPFIDAVIEAQKYADNVVLERKWVEKGVRYGTFEEIGNEIVEELSAAYPPERLERIVQMFRRGEQAKTAQKRPSIKVTEEMLDDPDWRKRYAALEQMADPSEDDIPVLAKALRDEKVAIRRLATAYLGMVGGKKVLPYLYEALKDKSVSVRRTAGDCLSDIGDPEAIPVMIEALKDPSKLVRWRAAMFLYEVGDESALPALKAAENDPEFEVSMQVKMAIERIEGGEEAKGSVWKQMTESRKKEK from the coding sequence TTGAAAATTAAATCGATTGAGCCAACTCCAAGTCCGAACACGATGAAAGTATTGCTAGATGAAGAATTGCCATTTGGCACGAGCCATAACTATAAGCCGGATAATGTCGAGACGGCGCCGCCTCTCATTCAGCAGTTGATGAAAATCGAAGGGGTAAAAGGAATTTATCATGTTGCCGACTTTTTGGCGGTGGAGCGCAATCCGAAATACGACTGGAAAGAGATTTTAACGAAAGTGCGCGAAGTGTTTGGCGAAGAAGTCGAAGAAGAGCAAGAAGAAACGCAAAAGCTGAACGAACACTTCGGGGAAGTAAAAGTATATGTGCAAATGCTGTACGGGCTGCCGATGCAAGTGAAATTAACGGATGGGGAACGGGAGCACCGCGTCGGGCTTCCGCAACCATTTATCGATGCGGTCATTGAAGCGCAAAAATATGCGGACAATGTCGTGCTAGAGCGGAAATGGGTTGAAAAAGGCGTGCGTTACGGCACATTTGAAGAAATCGGCAATGAAATAGTTGAAGAACTTTCCGCGGCATATCCGCCGGAACGATTAGAGCGCATTGTGCAAATGTTCCGCCGCGGAGAACAGGCAAAAACAGCGCAAAAACGTCCGAGCATCAAAGTAACAGAAGAAATGCTCGATGATCCGGATTGGCGGAAACGGTATGCGGCGCTAGAACAAATGGCCGATCCGAGCGAAGACGATATACCGGTGCTCGCAAAAGCGCTGAGAGATGAAAAAGTGGCGATCCGCCGCTTGGCGACCGCGTATTTAGGGATGGTCGGCGGCAAAAAAGTGCTGCCGTATTTGTATGAAGCGCTGAAAGACAAGTCGGTGTCCGTCCGTCGCACCGCCGGCGACTGCTTGTCGGACATTGGCGATCCGGAAGCGATTCCGGTGATGATCGAGGCGCTGAAAGACCCAAGCAAGCTTGTCCGTTGGCGTGCCGCTATGTTCTTATACGAAGTCGGCGACGAATCGGCATTGCCGGCGTTAAAAGCGGCGGAGAACGATCCAGAATTTGAAGTAAGCATGCAAGTCAAAATGGCGATTGAGCGCATTGAAGGCGGCGAAGAAGCGAAAGGGTCGGTATGGAAACAGATGACAGAAAGCCGGAAAAAAGAAAAATAA
- a CDS encoding glutathione peroxidase translates to MSIYDFTAKTIRGEEQSLADYKGKVLLIVNTASKCGFTPQYKELQELYEQYRDRGFVVLGFPCNQFGNQEPGTEEEIEQFCQVNYGVTFPMFAKVDVNGEQAHPLFRYLTEKAPGVFGTKAIKWNFTKFLIDRNGNVVARFAPQTKPSELKSEIEKLL, encoded by the coding sequence ATGAGCATTTATGATTTTACAGCGAAAACGATTCGCGGCGAAGAACAGTCGTTAGCGGATTACAAAGGAAAAGTGCTTCTTATCGTAAATACGGCAAGCAAATGCGGCTTTACCCCTCAATATAAAGAATTGCAGGAACTGTATGAACAGTATCGCGACCGTGGATTTGTTGTCCTTGGTTTCCCGTGCAATCAATTTGGAAATCAAGAGCCGGGAACGGAAGAAGAGATCGAACAGTTTTGCCAAGTCAATTACGGCGTGACTTTCCCAATGTTTGCAAAAGTTGACGTCAACGGTGAACAAGCCCATCCTCTTTTCCGCTATTTAACGGAAAAAGCGCCGGGAGTGTTCGGGACGAAAGCGATTAAGTGGAATTTCACGAAGTTTTTAATTGATCGCAACGGAAATGTTGTTGCCCGTTTTGCTCCACAGACGAAGCCGAGCGAGCTAAAAAGCGAAATTGAAAAATTGTTGTAG
- a CDS encoding formate--tetrahydrofolate ligase, whose amino-acid sequence MAVMANQMTDLEIAQQTKLKRIQDIAESLGLQEDEWEPYGHYKAKLSLNIMNRLATKPDGKVILVTSINPTPAGEGKTTVTVGLGQALQRLGKKAIVAMREPSLGPTMGIKGGATGGGYSQVLPMDEINLHFTGDFHAITTANNALAAFIDNHLHHGNELRIDPRRIVWKRAVDLNDRALRHVVVGLGGPAQGVPREDGFDITVASEMMAVFCLATDLQDLKQRLSRIVVAYNMDKQPVTVGDLGVEGALTLLLKDAFKPNLVQTVEHTPALVHGGPFANIAHGCNSVIATKMAQKLADYVVTEAGFGADLGAEKFLHIKSRLSHIRPEAVVIVATIRALKMHGGMAKEELHAENVAALQAGLANLQKHVETIQAFGLPFVIAINRFANDTDREIKTLVDFCDRNGYSVSLTEVWEKGGEGGIDLAEKVLNAIANEANRFAFLYDVNEPIPEKIRKIAQIVYGAKDVEFSAKAQQQIKQFAEFGWDKLPVCVAKTQYSLSDDPEKLGRPTGFTITVRELKPAIGAGFLVALTGDVMTMPGLPKQPAALHMDVDENGNAVGLF is encoded by the coding sequence ATGGCAGTAATGGCGAATCAGATGACCGACTTGGAAATCGCGCAACAGACGAAGCTGAAGCGCATTCAAGACATTGCCGAAAGCTTAGGCCTTCAAGAAGACGAATGGGAACCGTATGGTCACTATAAAGCAAAACTTTCTTTAAACATTATGAATCGACTTGCGACGAAACCAGACGGAAAAGTAATCTTAGTCACATCGATTAATCCAACGCCTGCCGGGGAAGGGAAAACAACTGTAACCGTCGGATTGGGACAAGCGTTGCAACGGCTTGGTAAAAAAGCGATCGTTGCGATGCGCGAACCTTCGCTTGGGCCGACGATGGGAATCAAAGGAGGAGCAACTGGCGGCGGTTACTCGCAAGTGCTGCCGATGGACGAGATTAATCTTCATTTCACTGGGGATTTTCATGCGATCACAACGGCAAATAACGCATTGGCCGCTTTCATCGATAACCATCTTCATCATGGAAATGAGCTGCGCATCGATCCGCGCCGCATCGTCTGGAAACGGGCCGTAGATTTAAACGATAGGGCGCTTCGCCACGTCGTTGTCGGTTTAGGCGGGCCGGCGCAGGGGGTGCCGCGGGAAGATGGATTTGATATTACGGTTGCCTCGGAAATGATGGCGGTGTTTTGTTTAGCGACAGACTTGCAAGATTTAAAGCAACGTCTCTCTCGTATTGTCGTCGCGTACAATATGGACAAGCAGCCAGTGACGGTTGGCGATTTAGGCGTGGAAGGGGCGCTGACGCTTTTGTTAAAGGATGCGTTCAAGCCAAATTTAGTGCAAACAGTGGAGCACACTCCGGCGCTAGTGCATGGTGGGCCGTTTGCAAATATAGCGCACGGCTGCAACAGCGTCATTGCGACAAAGATGGCGCAAAAGCTCGCCGATTATGTCGTAACGGAAGCCGGTTTTGGCGCCGATTTAGGGGCGGAGAAATTTTTGCATATTAAATCGCGTCTTTCACATATTCGGCCGGAAGCAGTCGTTATTGTCGCGACAATCCGCGCGTTAAAAATGCATGGCGGAATGGCGAAAGAGGAACTGCATGCCGAAAATGTCGCGGCATTGCAAGCCGGATTAGCAAATTTGCAAAAACATGTTGAAACGATACAGGCGTTCGGCTTGCCGTTTGTCATTGCCATTAACCGCTTTGCCAATGATACAGACCGTGAAATAAAAACGCTTGTAGATTTTTGCGATAGGAATGGATATTCCGTATCGCTAACGGAGGTGTGGGAAAAAGGCGGCGAAGGAGGCATCGATTTAGCCGAAAAAGTGCTGAATGCCATCGCAAACGAAGCGAATCGCTTTGCGTTTTTATATGACGTGAACGAACCGATTCCAGAGAAAATTCGTAAAATTGCCCAAATTGTTTATGGTGCAAAAGATGTCGAGTTTTCTGCAAAAGCCCAACAACAAATAAAACAGTTTGCCGAGTTTGGCTGGGACAAGCTGCCGGTTTGCGTGGCAAAAACGCAATATTCGCTTTCCGACGATCCAGAAAAACTTGGAAGACCGACAGGCTTTACGATTACAGTGCGCGAATTGAAACCGGCGATTGGGGCGGGATTTCTCGTTGCATTGACAGGGGATGTGATGACGATGCCAGGCTTGCCGAAACAGCCGGCAGCGCTTCACATGGATGTGGATGAAAACGGCAATGCTGTCGGTTTATTTTAA